The Streptomyces camelliae genome window below encodes:
- a CDS encoding HAD family hydrolase, producing the protein MRYDLVIFDNDGVLVDSEPISNRHLAAYLTELGHPTSYEDSIRDYMGSAMHRIHELVLERTGQRLPDDFDDVFHARVFAAFERELEPVAGVTGVLEKLAGDGVPYCVASSGSHARIRVGHRTTGLDRWFEEERIFSSEDVGRGKPWPDLFLYAAERMGVAPERCVVVEDSPLGVRAAVAAGMDVCGFTAMTPAGKLAGASQLFGDMGELLDLLI; encoded by the coding sequence ATGCGCTACGACCTGGTCATCTTCGACAACGACGGGGTGCTCGTCGACAGCGAGCCCATATCCAATCGGCATCTCGCCGCTTATCTGACCGAGTTGGGGCACCCGACCTCGTACGAGGACTCCATCCGTGACTACATGGGGTCGGCTATGCACCGGATTCACGAGCTGGTGCTGGAGCGGACGGGGCAGCGGTTGCCGGACGACTTCGACGACGTCTTCCACGCGCGCGTGTTCGCCGCGTTCGAGCGGGAGTTGGAGCCGGTGGCCGGCGTCACCGGCGTACTGGAGAAGCTGGCCGGGGACGGGGTGCCGTACTGTGTGGCTTCCTCCGGGAGTCATGCGCGGATCCGGGTGGGGCATCGGACGACCGGGCTCGACCGGTGGTTCGAGGAGGAGCGGATCTTCAGCTCGGAGGACGTGGGGCGGGGGAAGCCGTGGCCCGATCTCTTCCTCTACGCGGCCGAGCGGATGGGGGTGGCCCCCGAGCGCTGTGTGGTCGTGGAGGACTCGCCGCTGGGTGTGAGGGCCGCCGTGGCGGCCGGGATGGACGTCTGCGGGTTCACCGCGATGACGCCCGCCGGGAAGCTGGCCGGTGCCAGTCAACTCTTCGGCGACATGGGCGAGTTGCTTGACCTGCTGATATGA
- the proC gene encoding pyrroline-5-carboxylate reductase: protein MSQKVAVLGTGKIGEALLSGMIRAGWAPADLLVTARRPERAEELRARYGVSPVTNAEAAKTADTLILTVKPQDMGTLLDELAPHVPADRLIISGAAGIPTSFFEERLPAGTPVVRVMTNTPALVDEAMSVISAGSHATEAHVAHAEEIFGAVGKTLRVPESQQDACTALSGSGPAYFFYLVEAMTDAGILLGLPRDKAHDLIVQSAIGAAVMLRDSGEHPVKLRENVTSPAGTTINAIRELENHGVRAALIAALEAARDRSRELASGKKD from the coding sequence ATGAGCCAGAAAGTCGCAGTCCTCGGCACCGGCAAGATCGGCGAAGCCCTGCTCAGCGGAATGATCCGCGCCGGCTGGGCCCCCGCCGACCTCCTGGTCACGGCCCGCCGCCCCGAACGCGCCGAAGAACTCCGCGCCCGCTACGGAGTCAGCCCGGTCACCAACGCCGAGGCCGCCAAGACCGCCGACACCCTGATCCTCACGGTCAAGCCGCAGGACATGGGCACCCTCCTGGACGAGCTGGCTCCGCACGTCCCCGCCGACCGCCTGATCATCAGCGGTGCCGCCGGCATCCCCACCTCCTTCTTCGAGGAGCGGCTGCCCGCGGGCACCCCGGTGGTCCGCGTCATGACCAACACCCCCGCCCTCGTCGACGAGGCCATGTCGGTCATCTCCGCCGGCAGCCACGCCACCGAGGCGCATGTCGCGCACGCCGAGGAGATCTTCGGCGCCGTCGGCAAGACCCTCCGCGTCCCCGAGTCCCAGCAGGACGCCTGCACCGCCCTGTCCGGCTCCGGCCCGGCGTACTTCTTCTATCTGGTCGAGGCCATGACCGACGCCGGCATCCTGCTCGGCCTGCCCCGCGACAAGGCCCACGACCTCATCGTCCAGTCCGCGATCGGCGCCGCCGTGATGCTCCGCGACAGCGGCGAACACCCCGTCAAGCTCCGCGAGAACGTCACCTCACCGGCCGGTACGACGATCAACGCCATCCGTGAGCTGGAGAACCACGGTGTCCGCGCCGCCCTCATCGCCGCCCTGGAAGCCGCCCGCGACCGCAGCCGCGAGCTCGCCTCCGGTAAGAAGGACTGA
- a CDS encoding ABC transporter permease: MSTITPATATAPATPTGALSASRTTATALRVLRQLRHDPRTIALMLLVPCVMLILLRYVFDASPRTFDNIGASLLGIFPLITMFLVTSIATLRERTSGTLERLLAMPLGKADLIAGYALAFGAIAIIQSALATGLALWLLGLDVTGSPWLLLLVALLDALLGTALGLFVSAFAASEFQAVQFMPAVIFPQLLLCGLFTPRSDMHPALTAISDVLPMSYAVDGMNEVLHHTDMTATFVRDVLIVAGCALLVLALGAATLRRRTA, translated from the coding sequence ATGAGCACGATCACCCCCGCGACCGCGACCGCGCCCGCCACCCCCACCGGCGCGCTCAGTGCCTCCCGCACCACCGCCACCGCGCTCCGGGTCCTGCGCCAGCTCCGCCACGACCCGCGCACGATCGCGCTGATGCTGCTCGTCCCCTGCGTGATGCTCATACTGCTGCGCTACGTCTTCGACGCGAGCCCCCGCACCTTCGACAACATCGGCGCCTCGCTGCTCGGCATCTTCCCGCTGATCACGATGTTCCTGGTCACGTCCATCGCCACCCTGCGCGAACGCACCTCCGGCACCCTGGAACGCCTCCTCGCCATGCCCCTCGGCAAGGCCGACCTCATCGCCGGCTACGCCCTCGCCTTCGGCGCCATCGCGATCATCCAGTCGGCCCTGGCCACCGGCCTGGCGCTCTGGCTCCTCGGCCTGGACGTCACCGGCTCCCCCTGGCTGCTACTCCTGGTGGCCCTCCTCGACGCCCTGCTCGGCACGGCCCTCGGCCTCTTCGTCTCGGCCTTCGCGGCCTCGGAATTCCAGGCGGTCCAGTTCATGCCGGCGGTGATCTTCCCCCAGCTCCTCCTGTGCGGCCTGTTCACCCCGCGCTCCGACATGCACCCCGCCCTGACGGCGATCTCCGACGTCCTCCCCATGTCGTACGCCGTCGACGGCATGAACGAGGTCCTCCACCACACCGACATGACCGCGACGTTCGTACGCGACGTCCTGATCGTGGCCGGCTGCGCACTCCTGGTCCTGGCGCTGGGCGCGGCGACGCTACGGCGCCGCACCGCGTAG
- a CDS encoding ABC transporter ATP-binding protein: protein MMNYAAAGHAAIRADDLTVVRGRRTVLHHLRFTVPPGQITGLLGPSGCGKSTLMRTVVGTQARATGTLDVLGRPAGHATLRSRVGYVTQAPSVYDDLTVRQNLEYFAAILDPGRAAAERRHDHVTRAIADVDLTRHADALAGTLSGGQHSRVSLAVALLGAPELLVLDEPTVGLDPVLRRDLWNLFHALAADRGATLLISSHVMDEAERCHRLLLMREGEILADDTPDALRTRTGADTVEAAFLHLVDEAATAHRTQEQNR from the coding sequence ATGATGAATTATGCGGCCGCCGGCCACGCCGCCATCCGCGCCGACGACCTCACCGTCGTCCGCGGCCGACGCACGGTCCTGCACCACCTCCGCTTCACCGTCCCGCCCGGCCAGATCACCGGCCTGCTCGGCCCCTCCGGCTGCGGCAAATCCACCCTCATGCGCACCGTCGTCGGCACTCAGGCCAGGGCCACCGGCACCCTGGACGTCCTCGGCCGGCCGGCCGGCCACGCCACCCTGCGCAGCCGCGTCGGCTACGTCACCCAGGCGCCCTCCGTCTACGACGACCTGACCGTCCGCCAGAACCTGGAGTACTTCGCCGCGATCCTCGACCCGGGCCGAGCCGCCGCCGAACGCCGCCACGACCACGTCACCCGGGCCATCGCCGACGTCGACCTCACCCGCCACGCCGACGCCCTCGCCGGCACCCTCTCCGGCGGCCAGCACAGCCGCGTCTCCCTGGCCGTCGCCCTGCTCGGCGCCCCCGAACTCCTCGTCCTCGACGAACCCACCGTCGGCCTCGACCCCGTCCTGCGCCGCGACCTGTGGAACCTCTTCCACGCCCTCGCCGCCGACCGCGGCGCCACCCTCCTCATCTCCTCCCACGTCATGGACGAGGCCGAGCGCTGCCACCGCCTCCTCCTCATGCGGGAGGGCGAGATCCTCGCCGACGACACCCCCGACGCCCTGCGCACCCGGACCGGCGCGGACACCGTCGAAGCCGCCTTCCTCCACCTGGTCGACGAAGCCGCCACCGCACACCGCACCCAGGAGCAGAACCGATGA
- a CDS encoding class I SAM-dependent methyltransferase, with the protein MTTTPPPPASPAARAHSFNAAAAQYAAHRPSYPPALFDTVEELAGRPLTGARVLDVGAGTGIATSLLHERGADVLAVEPGAGMAAEFRRALPHLPIVRGSGDALPVADAHADVVTYAQAWHWTDTTRSVPEALRVLRPGGALALWWNTDAFDIDWIAAAAERKGRFFGIDIAEARKAAERTERADPSGRLDFTRRTVRWSRRVPIDTRLGNIGSQSMFLVAPEDRRTAFLEEERGHLLKVFPDGIVEETYDVLLLVARKP; encoded by the coding sequence ATGACCACGACGCCACCACCGCCGGCCTCACCCGCCGCCCGAGCCCACTCCTTCAACGCCGCAGCCGCCCAGTACGCCGCGCACCGCCCCTCCTACCCGCCCGCCCTCTTCGACACCGTCGAGGAGCTGGCCGGCCGTCCGCTCACCGGGGCCAGGGTTTTGGACGTGGGCGCCGGCACCGGAATCGCCACCTCCCTCCTGCACGAGCGCGGCGCCGACGTCCTCGCCGTCGAGCCCGGTGCGGGCATGGCCGCGGAGTTCCGCCGCGCGCTGCCCCACCTCCCGATCGTCCGCGGCAGCGGCGACGCCCTCCCCGTCGCCGACGCCCACGCGGACGTCGTCACCTACGCCCAGGCGTGGCACTGGACCGACACCACCCGTTCGGTGCCGGAGGCCCTGCGCGTGCTGCGGCCGGGCGGCGCGCTGGCGCTGTGGTGGAACACCGACGCCTTCGACATCGACTGGATCGCGGCGGCGGCCGAACGCAAAGGCCGTTTCTTCGGCATCGACATCGCCGAGGCACGCAAGGCCGCCGAACGCACCGAACGGGCCGACCCCAGCGGCCGTCTGGACTTCACCCGCCGCACGGTCCGCTGGAGCCGCCGCGTCCCGATCGACACCCGCCTCGGCAACATCGGCAGCCAGTCGATGTTCCTCGTCGCGCCCGAGGACCGCAGGACCGCCTTCCTGGAGGAGGAGCGCGGCCACCTGCTGAAGGTCTTCCCGGACGGGATCGTCGAGGAGACGTACGACGTGCTCCTGCTCGTGGCCCGCAAACCCTGA
- a CDS encoding EamA/RhaT family transporter, which yields MSDETGTPGTPAGSPGGAAQGGGPRPEPLRFFGTSWVDHDNGYAARRAGVAAGSLAAAVAACLILRFAYEGIRIADTGSFVTVLVIAMFAICSALAFRNTWEGFGKRQDPQRQASLRGLLAIGFVGSLLAYFFRSLTEAPGEKLHREEYDSAREAYDRRTSRRTGNPSKKKRRT from the coding sequence GTGAGCGACGAAACCGGCACCCCCGGCACCCCGGCGGGCTCCCCAGGCGGCGCGGCCCAGGGCGGAGGCCCCCGCCCCGAGCCCCTGCGCTTCTTCGGCACCTCCTGGGTGGACCACGACAACGGCTACGCGGCCCGCCGCGCCGGCGTCGCCGCCGGCTCCCTCGCCGCGGCCGTCGCCGCCTGCCTGATCCTGCGCTTCGCCTACGAGGGCATCCGGATCGCCGACACCGGCTCCTTCGTGACCGTGCTGGTCATCGCCATGTTCGCGATCTGCAGCGCGCTCGCCTTCCGCAACACCTGGGAAGGCTTCGGCAAGCGCCAGGACCCCCAGCGCCAGGCCTCCCTGCGCGGCCTCCTGGCCATCGGCTTCGTCGGCTCCCTCCTCGCCTACTTCTTCCGCTCCCTCACCGAGGCCCCGGGCGAGAAGCTCCACCGCGAGGAGTACGACAGCGCCCGCGAGGCCTACGACCGCCGCACCTCCCGCCGCACCGGCAACCCGTCGAAGAAGAAGCGCCGCACGTGA
- a CDS encoding SH3 domain-containing protein: protein MAVDRTEEVEADAVTAETTIRTYPVAPGVRLNVRSGPGTNYGIVRVLPEGMSVPIFCQAPGTTVSGPYGTSNIWDNIDNGEYVSDAYVQTGSDGYIASRCG, encoded by the coding sequence ATGGCTGTTGACCGTACCGAAGAGGTCGAGGCCGACGCGGTGACGGCGGAGACGACCATCCGCACGTACCCGGTCGCTCCGGGCGTCCGTCTGAACGTCCGCAGCGGCCCGGGCACCAACTACGGCATCGTCCGCGTCCTGCCCGAGGGCATGAGCGTCCCGATCTTCTGCCAGGCCCCCGGCACGACGGTCTCGGGCCCGTACGGCACGTCGAACATCTGGGACAACATCGACAACGGCGAGTACGTCTCCGACGCCTACGTCCAGACCGGCAGCGACGGTTACATCGCCTCGCGCTGCGGCTGA
- a CDS encoding protein kinase domain-containing protein, with translation MAPRRNTGAGAEAELPEYAGHYLLESCLGSGGMGVVHLARSTSGMKLAVKVVHAEFARDREFRGRFRQEVAAARRVSGAFTASVVDADPEAERPWMATLFIPGPTLSEHVKRNGPMPAAQLRRLMAGLAEALRDIHRVGVVHRDLKPSNVLLAEDGPKVIDFGISRPKDSELRTETGKLIGTPPFMAPEQFRRPREVGPAADIFALGSVLVHAATGRGPFDSDSPYVVAYQVVHDEPDLTGVPESLAPLVLRCLAKEPEDRPTPDELMRELRSVAASYDTQAFIPAQRTGGDDESAAERPAAGKRPEPVGRRRVGRKVAVGAGVLGLVVAAAVASVQLLGGGGRTPAGASPHAKAAAFSSWQVRPASEASGMPQCAYGAGAVFCARGGAAFALSPADGKLLWRRSAAAGPVCGAPVPAGSLVQFCTAGGSLLTARDPRSGAEVWKRRLPHGTTVRYAGGAALITGADGTVTGVDGRSGRTRWHRRLPGYSTPSLASFAGDPLAYATTSSRDGAHTHVAAVDPGTGAVRWEASLDGILDPVGSQGGSVFFLSVDKSWATDAVVRYTPAAKASRRVALPVPRVSPQASVHADTVYLLAAGGSLEAVDLGAGKRLWHLETSVSRGSVPVGDGAHVYVTAADGRLLAVDARSGRLVGQTPARLGADADVVTADLPAPLVVDGHVYAGAPDGTVFGVAARNPADW, from the coding sequence ATGGCGCCACGGAGAAACACGGGGGCGGGCGCGGAAGCGGAACTTCCCGAGTACGCCGGTCACTATCTGCTGGAGTCCTGTCTGGGGTCGGGCGGCATGGGGGTCGTCCATCTGGCCCGCAGCACCTCCGGGATGAAGCTCGCGGTGAAGGTCGTACACGCCGAGTTCGCCCGGGACCGGGAGTTCAGGGGCCGTTTCCGGCAGGAGGTGGCCGCCGCCCGGAGGGTGAGCGGTGCCTTCACCGCGTCCGTCGTCGATGCCGATCCGGAGGCCGAGCGGCCCTGGATGGCCACGCTGTTCATTCCCGGGCCCACGCTCTCCGAGCACGTCAAGCGGAACGGGCCGATGCCGGCGGCGCAGTTGCGGCGGCTCATGGCCGGGCTCGCCGAGGCGTTGCGCGACATCCACCGGGTGGGGGTCGTGCACCGGGATCTGAAGCCGAGCAATGTGCTGCTCGCGGAGGACGGGCCGAAGGTCATCGACTTCGGTATCTCCCGACCCAAGGACAGTGAACTGCGCACCGAGACCGGGAAGTTGATCGGTACGCCGCCCTTCATGGCGCCCGAGCAGTTCCGGCGGCCGCGCGAGGTCGGGCCCGCCGCCGACATCTTCGCGCTCGGCTCGGTGCTGGTGCACGCGGCGACCGGGCGCGGGCCGTTCGACTCGGACAGCCCGTACGTCGTCGCCTACCAGGTCGTGCACGACGAGCCCGATCTGACCGGGGTGCCGGAGAGTCTCGCGCCGCTGGTGCTGCGCTGTCTGGCCAAGGAGCCCGAGGACCGGCCGACGCCCGACGAGCTGATGCGGGAGCTGCGGTCGGTGGCGGCCTCGTACGACACGCAGGCGTTCATACCGGCGCAGCGCACGGGCGGCGACGACGAATCGGCGGCCGAGCGGCCGGCCGCGGGGAAGCGGCCCGAGCCGGTGGGCCGCAGGCGGGTCGGCAGGAAGGTGGCGGTGGGGGCCGGGGTGCTCGGGCTCGTCGTGGCCGCCGCGGTGGCCTCGGTCCAGCTGCTCGGGGGCGGTGGCCGTACGCCGGCCGGTGCGAGCCCGCACGCCAAGGCGGCCGCGTTCAGTTCCTGGCAGGTCAGGCCGGCGTCCGAGGCGTCGGGGATGCCGCAGTGCGCGTACGGGGCGGGGGCGGTGTTCTGCGCACGGGGCGGCGCCGCTTTCGCCCTCTCCCCTGCCGACGGGAAGCTGCTGTGGCGTCGCTCCGCTGCCGCCGGGCCCGTGTGCGGGGCGCCGGTTCCGGCCGGCTCGCTCGTGCAGTTCTGCACGGCCGGCGGCTCCCTGCTGACCGCACGCGACCCGCGCTCCGGCGCCGAGGTGTGGAAGCGGCGGCTGCCACACGGCACCACGGTCCGGTACGCCGGGGGTGCGGCCCTGATCACGGGCGCGGACGGAACGGTCACCGGGGTGGACGGCAGGTCGGGCCGGACCAGGTGGCACCGGCGCCTGCCCGGCTACAGCACGCCGTCGCTCGCCTCGTTCGCCGGGGATCCGCTGGCGTACGCGACCACCTCGTCGCGGGACGGGGCGCACACGCATGTCGCCGCCGTGGATCCGGGCACGGGTGCGGTGCGCTGGGAGGCGTCGCTGGACGGCATCCTGGACCCCGTCGGGAGCCAGGGCGGATCCGTGTTCTTCCTGTCCGTCGACAAGTCCTGGGCCACCGACGCCGTGGTCCGCTACACACCGGCCGCCAAGGCCTCGCGCCGGGTGGCCCTCCCGGTCCCGCGTGTGTCACCGCAGGCCTCCGTGCACGCGGACACCGTGTATCTGCTGGCCGCGGGCGGCTCGTTGGAGGCCGTCGACCTGGGCGCGGGCAAGCGGCTGTGGCACCTGGAGACGTCCGTCAGCCGCGGTTCGGTCCCGGTCGGCGACGGTGCGCACGTCTACGTCACCGCCGCCGACGGGCGCCTGCTGGCCGTCGACGCGCGCAGCGGGCGCCTCGTCGGGCAGACTCCGGCGCGGCTCGGCGCCGACGCGGACGTGGTCACCGCCGACCTGCCGGCACCGCTGGTCGTCGACGGCCACGTCTACGCCGGCGCCCCCGACGGAACCGTGTTCGGCGTGGCCGCGCGGAACCCGGCCGACTGGTGA
- the ilvD gene encoding dihydroxy-acid dehydratase, which produces MPELRSRTVTHGRNMAGARALMRASGVPGADIGRKPIIAVANSFTEFVPGHTHLQPVGRIVSEAITEAGGIPREFNTIAVDDGIAMGHGGMLYSLPSRDLIADSVEYMVEAHCADALVCISNCDKITPGMLLAALRLNIPTVFVSGGPMESGRATLVDGTVRTLDLVDAISDAVNDKISDADILRIEENACPTCGSCSGMFTANSMNCLTEAIGLSLPGNGSVLATHTARKQLYVDAARTVMDLTRRYYEHDDESVLPLNIATFQAFENAMALDIAMGGSTNTILHLLAAAQEAGVPFGLEQIDAVSRRVPCLAKVAPNVAKNRTYYMEDVHRAGGIPALLGELHRAGLLNEDVHAVHSPSLADWLKTWDVRGGSPSPEAVELWHAAPGCVRSAEAFSQSERWEALDEDAEGGCIRSVEHAYSKDGGLAVLKGNLAVDGCVVKTAGVDESIWTFEGPAVVCESQEEAVQRILTHEVKDGDVVVIRYEGPKGGPGMQEMLYPTSYLKGRGLGKSCALITDGRFSGGTSGLSIGHASPEAASGGTIALVQDGDRIRIDIPNRTIELLVDEAELARREQALGGVYAPKNRERKVSAALRAYAAMATSADKGAVRDVTKLG; this is translated from the coding sequence ATGCCCGAGCTGAGGTCCCGCACAGTCACCCACGGCCGCAACATGGCGGGCGCCCGCGCCCTGATGCGCGCCTCCGGTGTACCCGGTGCGGACATCGGCCGGAAGCCGATCATCGCGGTCGCGAACTCCTTCACCGAGTTCGTGCCGGGCCACACCCACCTCCAGCCGGTCGGCCGGATCGTCAGCGAGGCGATCACGGAGGCGGGCGGCATCCCGCGCGAGTTCAACACGATCGCCGTGGACGACGGCATCGCCATGGGCCACGGCGGCATGCTGTACTCCCTGCCCTCCCGCGACCTGATCGCGGACTCGGTGGAGTACATGGTCGAGGCCCACTGCGCCGACGCCCTGGTCTGCATCTCCAACTGCGACAAGATCACCCCGGGCATGCTGCTGGCGGCCCTGCGCCTGAACATCCCGACGGTCTTCGTCTCCGGCGGCCCGATGGAGTCCGGCCGGGCCACGCTGGTCGACGGCACGGTCCGCACGCTCGACCTGGTCGACGCGATCTCCGACGCCGTCAACGACAAGATCTCGGACGCGGACATCCTCCGTATCGAGGAGAACGCCTGCCCGACCTGCGGCAGCTGTTCCGGCATGTTCACCGCCAACTCGATGAACTGCCTGACCGAGGCCATCGGCCTGTCCCTGCCCGGCAACGGCTCGGTCCTCGCCACCCACACCGCGCGCAAGCAGCTCTACGTCGACGCCGCCCGCACGGTCATGGACCTCACCCGCCGCTACTACGAGCACGACGACGAGTCGGTCCTCCCGCTCAACATCGCCACCTTCCAGGCCTTCGAGAACGCCATGGCCCTGGACATCGCGATGGGCGGCTCCACCAACACGATCCTGCACCTGCTGGCCGCCGCCCAGGAGGCGGGCGTCCCCTTCGGGCTGGAGCAGATCGACGCCGTCTCGCGCCGGGTGCCGTGCCTGGCGAAGGTGGCCCCGAACGTCGCGAAGAACCGCACGTACTACATGGAGGACGTGCACCGTGCCGGCGGCATCCCGGCCCTGCTCGGCGAACTGCACCGCGCGGGCCTGCTCAACGAGGACGTCCACGCCGTCCACAGCCCCTCCCTCGCCGACTGGCTGAAGACCTGGGACGTGCGCGGCGGCTCCCCCTCCCCGGAGGCGGTGGAGCTGTGGCACGCGGCGCCGGGCTGCGTCCGCTCCGCCGAGGCCTTCTCCCAGTCCGAGCGCTGGGAGGCCCTGGACGAGGACGCGGAGGGCGGCTGCATCCGCTCCGTCGAGCACGCGTACTCCAAGGACGGCGGCCTGGCCGTGCTGAAGGGCAACCTGGCGGTCGACGGCTGTGTGGTGAAGACGGCCGGTGTGGACGAGTCGATCTGGACCTTCGAGGGCCCGGCCGTCGTCTGCGAGTCCCAGGAGGAGGCCGTCCAGCGGATCCTCACCCACGAGGTCAAGGACGGCGACGTCGTCGTCATCCGCTACGAGGGCCCCAAGGGCGGCCCCGGCATGCAGGAGATGCTCTACCCGACCTCGTACCTGAAGGGCCGCGGCCTCGGCAAGAGCTGCGCCCTGATCACCGACGGCCGCTTCTCCGGCGGCACCTCGGGCCTGTCCATCGGCCACGCCTCCCCCGAGGCGGCCTCCGGCGGCACGATCGCCCTGGTCCAGGACGGCGACCGCATCCGCATCGACATCCCGAACCGCACGATCGAGCTCCTCGTCGACGAGGCGGAACTCGCCCGCCGCGAGCAGGCGCTGGGCGGGGTGTACGCCCCGAAGAACCGCGAGCGCAAGGTGTCGGCCGCCCTGCGCGCCTACGCGGCGATGGCCACCAGCGCGGACAAGGGCGCCGTGCGCGATGTGACCAAGCTGGGCTGA
- a CDS encoding TetR family transcriptional regulator has product MSETPSSAERDAEKPAEQAVGKPAEQAVGKPAEQAAGKAARRRGRPPRTESADTRDRILTAAREEFSERGYEKASVRGIAKAAGVDSALVHHYFGTKEQVFEAAVAVAFAPALDAPDAVAAGPLDGVGERLTRFIFGIWENPTTRTPLLAIVRSAVNNDTAAAVFRRLIASQLLRRVAARVDLPDPELRAELAAAQLVGAAMLRYVIKLEPLASADLEQIVARVAPVVQHHLTDR; this is encoded by the coding sequence ATGAGCGAGACCCCGTCCTCCGCCGAGAGGGATGCCGAGAAGCCCGCCGAGCAGGCTGTCGGGAAGCCCGCCGAGCAGGCTGTCGGGAAGCCCGCCGAGCAGGCTGCCGGAAAGGCGGCCCGCAGAAGGGGCAGGCCCCCGCGCACGGAATCCGCCGACACCCGCGACCGCATTCTCACCGCGGCCCGCGAGGAGTTCTCCGAGCGCGGCTACGAGAAGGCGTCCGTCCGGGGCATCGCCAAGGCGGCCGGGGTCGACTCGGCGCTCGTCCACCACTACTTCGGCACCAAGGAACAGGTCTTCGAGGCGGCCGTCGCCGTGGCCTTCGCGCCCGCGCTCGACGCGCCGGACGCGGTCGCAGCCGGCCCGCTGGACGGGGTGGGGGAGCGGCTGACCCGCTTCATCTTCGGCATCTGGGAGAACCCCACGACCCGCACCCCGCTGCTGGCCATCGTCCGCTCGGCGGTCAACAACGACACCGCGGCCGCCGTCTTCCGCCGGCTGATCGCCTCCCAGCTGCTGCGCCGGGTCGCCGCCCGGGTGGACCTGCCGGACCCGGAACTGCGCGCCGAGCTGGCGGCCGCGCAGCTGGTCGGTGCGGCGATGCTGCGCTACGTGATCAAGCTGGAGCCGCTGGCGTCGGCCGACCTGGAGCAGATCGTCGCGCGCGTCGCCCCGGTCGTACAGCACCACCTCACGGACCGGTGA
- a CDS encoding sugar phosphate isomerase/epimerase family protein: MTDVAEPRYVPVALSTASVYPESTATAFEIAARLGYDGVEVMVWTDPVSQDIEALRRLSDYHGIPVLAVHAPCLLITQRVWSTDPWVKLQRARAAAEKLGASTVVVHPPFRWQRQYARDFVDGIWRMADETDVRFAVENMYPWRYRDREMLAYAPDWDVTQHDYRHFTIDLSHTATARADALEMVDRMGGRLGHVHLADGRGSAKDEHLVPGRGTQPCAELLEHLVVSGFDGHVVIEVNTRRAMSGAEREADLAEALSFTRKHLSSAVRVSRP; the protein is encoded by the coding sequence GTGACGGACGTGGCTGAACCCAGGTACGTCCCCGTCGCGCTGTCGACAGCCTCCGTCTACCCGGAGTCCACTGCGACGGCCTTCGAGATCGCCGCGCGCCTCGGGTACGACGGTGTCGAGGTCATGGTGTGGACGGACCCGGTCAGCCAGGACATCGAGGCGCTGCGCCGCCTGTCGGACTACCACGGCATCCCGGTCCTGGCCGTGCACGCCCCCTGTCTGCTGATCACACAGCGGGTCTGGTCGACCGACCCCTGGGTCAAGCTCCAGCGGGCCCGCGCGGCCGCCGAGAAGCTGGGCGCCTCCACCGTCGTCGTACACCCGCCCTTCCGCTGGCAGCGGCAGTACGCGCGCGACTTCGTCGACGGGATCTGGCGGATGGCGGACGAGACGGATGTACGGTTCGCCGTCGAGAACATGTACCCGTGGCGCTACCGCGACCGGGAGATGCTCGCCTACGCGCCCGACTGGGACGTCACCCAGCACGACTACCGGCACTTCACGATCGACCTCAGCCACACGGCGACGGCCCGCGCCGACGCCCTGGAGATGGTCGACCGCATGGGCGGCCGGCTCGGCCATGTCCACCTCGCCGACGGCCGGGGCTCCGCCAAGGACGAGCACCTGGTGCCCGGCCGCGGCACCCAGCCCTGTGCCGAGCTGCTGGAGCACCTCGTGGTCAGCGGATTCGACGGCCATGTCGTGATCGAGGTCAACACGCGGCGGGCGATGTCCGGCGCCGAGCGCGAGGCCGATCTCGCCGAGGCCCTGTCCTTCACCCGCAAACACCTGTCCTCGGCGGTACGGGTGTCCCGGCCATGA